In the genome of Doryrhamphus excisus isolate RoL2022-K1 chromosome 11, RoL_Dexc_1.0, whole genome shotgun sequence, one region contains:
- the ska2 gene encoding spindle and kinetochore-associated protein 2 isoform X2: METAVENLELMFSKSEAGLDHIEKRLKLDLTNHTAENGRFPEVENPAMMLERLRAIKDKHTALCSQMTEIAAAQKESMFSTRENINRAAALIQHFAQTGMEVHSLAESVQKLEELSIKIK; encoded by the exons ATGGAGACAGCAGTGGAAAACCTTGAGTTAATG TTCTCAAAGTCAGAAGCGGGGTTGGACCACATTGAGAAGCGCCTGAAACTGGACCTCACTAACCATACTGCAGAGAATGGACGTTTCCCTGAGGTG GAGAACCCCGCCATGATGCTGGAGAGACTGAGAGCCATTAAAGACAAGCACACTGCGTTGTGCTCTCAGATGACAGAGATTGCAGCTGCACAAAAAGAGTCCATGTTCTCCACCAGAGAGAACATCAACAGGGCCGCCGCGCTGATTCAACACTTTGCACAGACCGGCATGGAG GTTCACTCTCTGGCTGAGTCGGTGCAGAAGCTAGAAGAGCTCTCcatcaaaataaagtaa
- the ska2 gene encoding spindle and kinetochore-associated protein 2 isoform X3, which translates to METAVENLELMFSKSEAGLDHIEKRLKLDLTNHTAENGRFPEENPAMMLERLRAIKDKHTALCSQMTEIAAAQKESMFSTRENINRAAALIQHFAQTGMEVHSLAESVQKLEELSIKIK; encoded by the exons ATGGAGACAGCAGTGGAAAACCTTGAGTTAATG TTCTCAAAGTCAGAAGCGGGGTTGGACCACATTGAGAAGCGCCTGAAACTGGACCTCACTAACCATACTGCAGAGAATGGACGTTTCCCTGAG GAGAACCCCGCCATGATGCTGGAGAGACTGAGAGCCATTAAAGACAAGCACACTGCGTTGTGCTCTCAGATGACAGAGATTGCAGCTGCACAAAAAGAGTCCATGTTCTCCACCAGAGAGAACATCAACAGGGCCGCCGCGCTGATTCAACACTTTGCACAGACCGGCATGGAG GTTCACTCTCTGGCTGAGTCGGTGCAGAAGCTAGAAGAGCTCTCcatcaaaataaagtaa
- the ska2 gene encoding spindle and kinetochore-associated protein 2 isoform X1 — METAVENLELMFSKSEAGLDHIEKRLKLDLTNHTAENGRFPEKNTLSATLCLQENPAMMLERLRAIKDKHTALCSQMTEIAAAQKESMFSTRENINRAAALIQHFAQTGMEVHSLAESVQKLEELSIKIK, encoded by the exons ATGGAGACAGCAGTGGAAAACCTTGAGTTAATG TTCTCAAAGTCAGAAGCGGGGTTGGACCACATTGAGAAGCGCCTGAAACTGGACCTCACTAACCATACTGCAGAGAATGGACGTTTCCCTGAG AAGAATACACTGTCAGCTACACTGTGCCTGCAGGAGAACCCCGCCATGATGCTGGAGAGACTGAGAGCCATTAAAGACAAGCACACTGCGTTGTGCTCTCAGATGACAGAGATTGCAGCTGCACAAAAAGAGTCCATGTTCTCCACCAGAGAGAACATCAACAGGGCCGCCGCGCTGATTCAACACTTTGCACAGACCGGCATGGAG GTTCACTCTCTGGCTGAGTCGGTGCAGAAGCTAGAAGAGCTCTCcatcaaaataaagtaa
- the smfn gene encoding small fragment nuclease, giving the protein MLLYNYRVFSFGFHAVRCFRKNMSTTLSQKMVWVDLEMTGLDIEQDKIIEMACIITDSNLKILAEGPNLIIKQPDELLESMSEWCKEHHGMSGLTQAVRDSKITLEQAETEFVSFVMQHTPPGQCPLAGNSVHADKRFLDKYMPRFMRHLHYRIIDVSTIKELCRRWFPVDYKMAPRKKATHRALDDIRESIKELEYYRASIFKDSLGKKDKIVDENSKT; this is encoded by the exons ATGCTGCTTTACAATTATCGTGTGTTTAGTTTTGGTTTTCACGCCGTAAGGTGCTTTCGAAAGAACATGAGCACCACTTTATCCCAGAAGATGGTCTGGGTGGATCTTGAG ATGACAGGCTTGGATATTGAACAGGACAAAATCATCGAAATGGCGTGCATTATTACAGACTCCAACTTGAAAATTTTGGCTGAG GGACCCAATTTGATAATAAAGCAGCCTGATGAACTACTGGAGTCCATGTCAGAGTGGTGCAAAGAGCACCATGGCATG tcaGGATTGACCCAGGCTGTACGGGATAGTAAAATCACCCTGGAACAAGCAGAGACTGAATTTGTATCCTTTGTCATGCAACACACCCCCCCTGGACAGTGCCCACTAGCTG GAAATTCTGTGCATGCCGACAAACGGTTTCTAGACAAATATATGCCGCGGTTCATGCGTCACCTCCACTATAGAATAATTGATGTCAGTACCATCAAGGAGCTTTGCAG gagGTGGTTTCCAGTGGACTATAAGATGGCACCACGCAAAAAGGCAACCCACAG aGCTTTGGATGACATCAGGGAAAGCATTAAAGAGCTGGAGTACTACAGAGCCAGCATCTTCAAAGATTCTCTGGGGAAAAAGGACAAGATTGTTGACGAAAACAGCAAGACCTAA
- the amot gene encoding angiomotin yields MRTATEETPSSSSSAGGGNSTVLQRLLQEQMNRSFVMQQQGGAVSGGVSHGQGGPSEDHSMIPHIARQEPQGQELQSDSLEKLGSRVVGGCGSNGGGVGSITGGGGSSGCVSTNQGQCLNLEDLPTYEEAKVQSQYFRGHGPPPQLQQQSSQSQQNTLASSAGATFYVTGVTDAKVRTEGRPTVQRVNGAIKVHQDDGLKDLKQGHVRSLSERLMQLSLATSGVKAHAPVISSSLSPQLAPPGQPGDYYKPQHRGPPPDYPFKGMSSPSMQQETGGPFHQEQSREVPHVRYQPPPEYGSFRSSKDGSGTFQKSLHQHSPTSSVTSVGSLSRAQSSTLCSVPHVSHSSHPSFLQQQPQNQVHTLPSMGLRNLHGVVSHQVGETFTPTPQRCHGFPSNPYSSTPRSYNKQQQNHQYQLQHFQGPLPPQTQPFVQAGHFPHLHSYSHLQGESFAMVTQVQQRVDVLTEENRILRQEMEACREKVTKLHKLETEIQLVSEAYETLAKSSSKREALEKTMRNKLELEVRRLHDFNRDLRERMETANKQMTAKENDGSEDNLKTISQLLAQNKETICEKEKVEMELNALRSITEDQRRHIEIRDQALNNAQAKVVKLEEELKKKQVYVEKVERMQQALAQLQAACEKREQLEHRLRTRLERELESLRMQQRQGGTQNNGVVPSEYTATALMERLREKEERILALEADMTKWEQKYLEESVMRQFALEAAASVATQRDTSIAMLSHSPSSSYDTSVEARIQKEEEEILMANRRCLDMESRIKNLHAQIIEKDAMIKVLHQRSKKEPVKLDVPPTMRPSKSLMSISNTGSGSSGLLYHSLGLSSSPITEERKDTNWKGSLGVLLSPEFRTDSLRAESISSSPSPVFSSTQVAAVHSKTGSRDSCTQTDKNQNQDTSKPGTPALQSMTLPSRLSSPSPNYIPDRGLDGPVFHCSTLERRVPASSHSQQHLPATPPQQEVDKDLMEILI; encoded by the exons ATGAGGACCGCTACCGAAGAGACACCAAGCAGCAGCTCCAGTGCAGGAGGCGGCAATAGCACCGTCCTGCAGCGTCTCCTGCAGGAGCAAATGAATCGAAGTTTTGTGATGCAGCAGCAAGGAGGAGCCGTATCTGGAGGTGTATCGCACGGGCAGGGTGGCCCTTCCGAAGACCATTCCATGATCCCCCATATTGCCAGGCAGGAGCCCCAGGGACAAGAGCTACAGTCAGACAGCTTGGAGAAGTTGGGCTCCAGAGTGGTAGGAGGTTGTGGGAGCAACGGAGGGGGAGTTGGTTCCATAACTGGAGGAGGTGGCAGCAGCGGATGTGTTTCGACGAACCAGGGTCAGTGCCTAAACCTGGAGGACCTGCCTACTTACGAGGAAGCTAAGGTCCAGTCACAATACTTCCGTGGCCATGGTCCACCTCCTCAGCTTCAGCAGCAGAGCAGCCAGTCCCAGCAGAACACGCTGGCTTCCTCAGCGGGCGCCACCTTCTACGTCACTGGAGTGACTGACGCCAAAGTGCGCACCGAAGGTCGGCCCACCGTGCAGCGCGTTAACGGGGCGATTAAGGTCCACCAAGATGACGGACTAAAGGATCTCAAACAAGGGCACGTTAGATCTTTGAGTGAACGTCTAATGCAGCTCTCCCTGGCCACAAGTGGAGTTAAGGCGCATGCTCCAGTCATCAGCTCGTCACTCTCCCCCCAGTTGGCTCCTCCAGGGCAACCGGGTGATTACTACAAACCCCAGCATCGCGGCCCACCTCCAGACTACCCCTTTAAAGGAATGAGCTCACCTAGTATGCAGCAAGAGACTGGGGGGCCTTTTCATCAGGAGCAGTCAAGGGAAGTGCCCCACGTGCGATATCAGCCCCCACCAGAGTATGGCTCCTTTAG GTCCAGTAAGGATGGTTCAGGAACTTTCCAGAAGTCCCTTCACCAGCACAGCCCCACCTCTTCAGTCACCTCTGTTGGTTCTCTGTCCCGCGCCCAGTCCTCAACTCTCTGTAGCGTACCCCACGTCTCCCACTCCTCTCACCCCTCCTTCCTCCAGCAACAACCACAGAATCAGGTTCACACCTTGCCCAGCATGGGGCTTCGCAATCTACATGGTGTTGTTTCCCATCAGGTAGGGGAGACTTTCACGCCGACGCCACAAAGATGTCACGGTTTCCCTAGCAACCCCTACAGTTCCACACCACGGAGTTACAACAAACAGCAGCAGAATCATCAATATCAACTACAGCATTTCCAAGGGCCGCTCCCTCCCCAGACTCAGCCTTTTGTTCAGGCTGGACATTTCCCCCATCTGCATTCTTACTCCCACCTGCAGGGGGAATCCTTTGCAATGGTGACACAAGTCCAACAGAGAGTGGACGTGCTGACCGAAGAGAACCGAATTCTGAGGCAGGAGATGGAGGCTTGTCGTGAGAAAGTCACCAAGCTGCACAAG TTGGAAACAGAAATCCAGCTTGTGTCAGAGGCTTACGAAACCCTCGCTAAATCCTCCTCTAAACGGGAGGCCCTGGAGAAAACGATGAGGAACAAGCTCGAGTTGGAGGTCCGGCGGCTGCATGACTTTAACAGGGACCTCAGAG AGCGCATGGAGACGGCCAATAAGCAGATGACGGCTAAAGAGAATGATGGCTCAGAAGACAACCTGAAGACCATATCACAGCTGCTTGCACAGA ACAAAGAGACAATATGCGAGAAGGAAAAAGTAGAGATGGAGCTCAATGCACTGCGCTCCATCACAGAGGACCAGAGGAGACACATTGAAATCAGAGACCAGGCTCTGAATAACGCCCAAGCCAAAGTGGTCAAATTAGAGGAGGAG CTAAAGAAGAAACAAGTTTATGTGGAGAAGGTGGAGAGAATGCAGCAGGCTCTCGCTCAGCTGCAGGCAGCCTGCGAGAAGAGAGAACAACTCGAGCATCGACTTCGTACGAGGCTGGAGAGAGAGCTGGAATCGCTACGCATGCAACAG CGCCAGGGAGGCACTCAAAACAATGGCGTGGTCCCATCAGAGTATACTGCCACCGCGCTAATGGAGCGCCTAAGGGAGAAGGAAGAGCGGATTTTGGCCCTGGAGGCTGACATGACCAAGTGGGAGCAAAAGTATCTGGAGGAGAGCGTCATGAGGCAGTTTGCCCTGGAGGCCGCTGCTTCTGTTGCTACTCAAAG GGATACATCCATAGCAATGCTAAGCCATTCTCCCAGCAGCAGCTATGACACATCGGTGGAGGCCCGCattcaaaaagaagaagaagagattcTAATGGCGAATCGACGCTGTTTGGACATGGAAAGCAG GATAAAGAACCTCCATGCCCAGATAATAGAGAAGGATGCTATGATCAAGGTGCTTCACCAGCGTTCTAAGAAAGAACCAGTCAAGTTGGATGTGCCACCAACAATGAGGCCGTCTAAGTCTTTGATGTCCATCTCTAATACTGGATCTGGTAGTTCAGGTCTGCTGTACCACAGCCTTGGACTCAGTAGCTCACCCATAACTGAAGAACGCAAGGATACCAACTGGAAAGGCAGCCTGG GGGTTCTGTTGAGTCCGGAATTCCGCACAGACTCTCTTCGAGCAGAGTCGATATCGTCATCTCCTTCCCCGGTGTTTTCTTCCACACAAGTGGCAGCGGTCCACTCGAAGACTGGCAGCAGAGACAGCTGCACACAGACTGATAAGAATCAGAACCAGGACACCAGTAAGCCCGGCACCCCGGCCCTTCAGAGCATGACCCTGCCAAGCCGACTGTCCAGTCCGAGCCCCAACTACATCCCTGACCGTGGACTAG ATGGTCCGGTATTTCACTGCAGCACCCTGGAGAGAAGGGTCCCCGCTTCGTCCCACTCGCAGCAACACCTCCCAGCTACACCCCcccagcaggaagtggacaaagaTTTGATGGAAATTCTCATCTGA